The genomic interval GTGTGTGTCCTGTCCCTGTACTCCACAATGACAATGAGACTCTTGTGACAGCCTTCTTGATTTTTGGCTTTCAAGCAAATCCAAAATACACTACCGTTCCTCGCCAAGAGTTCTTTAGTAGATAAAATGACGTGAATGGTCCCATGATTGAGTCCTTGCCCATTTGCCTGAACTGACTTAACTCGGATCTCAGTTACTAATGAGCTCTGCTGTGTCCATCTGCAGGATGGATGTGGAAAAAGGCAAGATTGAAGACACAGGAGGCAGCGGTGGCTCCTATTCCATCAAAACCCAGTTTAATTCTGAGGAACAGTGGACAAAAGCTCTCAAGTTCATGCTGACGAATCTTAAGTGGGGTCTTGCTTGGGTGTCCTCACAGTTTTATAAtaaatgactttcttttttccttaggagGACGTTTGCCTTAAAGGCTTTAAAGTAtgttttgtttgaaaaaaataaaggttttaaattaaattcGGGTACTATTAAAGAGCACATGTTTACAataccaaaaaaggaaaaatctacAAAAgccactttattttaaaatatcgtATGACAAATAGTTTCAAAAGCTATACATGCCATGTATAGCTACCAGCCTTTGTTACACTTTTGACTCTTAATCCCatgccttccttccccttcttcccttaAAACAGCTAATTTAAGTTtgcttctgtgttgttttttaactGAGTTGAATTGAGATTGATGTGTTTTCACTGGATTTTATCTCTCAACTTCCTGCActtaacaaaattaaatagaCACTTTTGTCTCCACCGAGACAAGATGTATAAGACGCACAGTTGGATAACGTGAGAAAATGACATATAAGCTTTGGTTACCATGTGATGTGATCAGAAGCTTGAAATTTAACACTTCTTCTCACTTGGTTCTAGTACTGAATGCCTGCTCTGCTCTGTGTTAGAGATATGAAATGGTGTTTGATACTGTTTGAGACGTTATGGAGAGATTTAATTATTTGTAATAAAAGATTTGCTGCAGTCTGATAATTGCCCAAGGTgcactgttgttgttgttgttttgtttgtttgtttgtttgttacctGAAAGAGAGTACTTTGTATTTCTGGGAGAATTGAGTTCAAATGCAGGTATGTGGAAATTCTGTGAAACATGTTTAGAGATGGGTTAGTGTTACCTTTTAAAAGGATTAGTGGAAATAGCTGCAGAGAAAGCCCTATTTGTGTAGATCTCAATAACAGAACAGAGATGTTTAACTAAGGGAAATACAGGCTGCCTTCTTGCTAAGTCAGGGTCAACCAGTTGGTCTCAGTTTTTGAGCCCCTGGTTAATACTCATCTCCATGTCTGATGTTCTCTCTTAATGAAATGAACAGTTAAAGCCATAAATACCTTGTTAAGCAAAAATGAACCAACTTCACTAATATTCTGTCTCTCCCACCTTTTTACATTTTCAGTCTGATGCAACAAAAAGGACATACTTGTCCACCTTAACTCTTGTCTTTGATGCAGAAAAATAAGCATAAAGTTGGAAAACACAGTTCAAAAGATCCTTGAAACTTTTGTACTCTGGGTATTAAAGTAAACAAAGGGAGGGATGAGTGCCGTGATAGAAGGCTGTTTATAGCTGGCACATCCAGCCTGTCTCATGTGTTGGAGGAAGCGGCAGCTTTCAGAGCTCTGGCCGCgaggtggggaggaacaggctGCTGTCGCCTGGGAGTGTTGGCTCCCACGCTGTGAGTCAGGATTGCATAAGAGAATGCAGCAATGCTCTCCAAGGCAATGCCAGTGATGCTCTGCAAATGCCCCACAACCTtcagaaatagagacagatttcTTATTACTGAATCATCTCAACATGTTTTAGTGCACAAATTGCTTGGGCTGTTCTCTCAAGCCaagtataaatttttttgtttctctgaattTACAGAGAAGATTAAGTCCAGATCCCAGTGTTTGCCAATAGCCAGATTACACTTGGATACCTTTGCCCTGATGGTGCTAGTGTGGAAAGTTTCTGCTAGACATTTCACTCGGCTGGAGATAAGTTTTGTGAAATGTGAGAGGGATGTTTGGGCCTTGACCTTTTCTCTATTTGGGACGATACATCTATTGGACTTTAAAATGATAGTGGATTATCATCATAAAGGGAAATGAACAAGCTGAACTGGACCTCCATTCCAATTTCATAAGAGGAAAACGACACTTCAGTTCTAACCTAGTTTTTCCTCTCCTAAATCCTGCTCATTCATATTAATCCTGGGACTTGGCACTTATCTTTTAtaggttgttttctgttttcctttaacGAATGGGGGAATGCTTTCTATTAAATGAATTCTGACCATGCTGGTCCTGCTCAGTGGTGCATACCTGGCTCCAGCACTCGTGGTTTTGGATGAAAGCACTTGCTGCAATGATTCCTACTGCCAGCAGCATAAAGTCTTCCTTCACCGAAACAAACTTTTCCCTGAGTGATTAAAACCATTATTAAGTTGGGAGCTAGAATGAAATTTGATCTTCCCAATCCTAGGGTCATGGAACTTCAATTGTTGTTTATGTTGACCATCTTGGATATTTTAGACATGGAAGGAAATGGtcaaataatagctaatcgacccttctcccagcctcccccaaaTCACCTGGGATTAAAACATGAGCCTCCTGTCTGGTTTATAGGCCTTTTGTTGTTCCATCTGTCTCCCTAACAAATGTAACTGTGAGGCTTTTTACCATTCTGACTTTACAGTAATCAAACACTTGTGTCCAAGTTGCAAccttgtgactggcttcttttcccAAGTGACTGTAAAAGCAGTCCAGTAACCTCAAATTATACACAGCTATaaagaaagaactagaaaataattacttgaagtcatttaaatttaagaGTAAAAGCAAAAAAAGGCATTTAGGGTTTTGCTAATTGGGCTCAGTCATCTGCATCCAAGCAACATACCGGATGTTAATTTGAACCAGATAACCTGTGCAGGTTATCTGGACCAGGTGCCTTGCTAGGTAAAGTGCATTCCCCAAGTTCTCATGCTGCATTCTAGACTCCCTGTCTCTGGAGGGAGCCTACGCTAAAGGGGTTGCCTTACCCTTGCAGTTGACTGGGTGTGGAGTTCTCAATTGAAGCCCTCAGCAGGCTCTCATATATGGGCTCATGCAGAAGATAGACTAGGTCGAGCAGGGTTAGACAGGTTGCATGCAGCTGTGTGGCTGGGACCAAACAGCCATTGTATCCTAGGTGGAGTATGGGCATGGTAAAGAGCATTATGCGGGTCTTTTCTGATCATATCAGTTGTTATGTAACATAAAACTGTTGAGCTGCTAAAGTGCTTCCTGGTTTCTTTGCTTTACTGTAAGAAACCTCTTTAGTTGGAGGTCAACTTTAAAGGACaaagggaaagatagagaaatCTCCATATAACAtgctgtatgtttgtttgttcccCTCTTATCTCATGCCTCCATAAATTCACCTCTTTGATCCTGCAATAAGAGGGTGCCTAGTGAGTCCAAACAGCAGCCAGGCACTGAGACCTAGATTTCTTTCCCTGACAGGTACCAGTGAGAGCCCTTTCCTCAGTCATCCCAGGCTTCTTGCTGTTCCTCACTGGTGGGTTCTGCCCACTGCCCCCAAAACCCTGAGTACATTCTTACTGTCTTCTCTGGAACACTCCAACCCACAGTCCCTGACACACTTAACAAAGTACCTAGAACCTCAAGGAGCATCTCCACATATgccagtggagtaggcagattgATTTGAAAGTTCAGGGACTTCAAAACATCAAGCTCTGACTCCAACAGTTCTTCTTTAGTGTGTAGATACCCTAGAGCTTGGAGGAAATTCAAGACTGTAATGTTGCTGATTATCTgagcaagaaaaaacaaaagagagagaaaagggtgtcAGAATGAAGGTCATACATCTTGGCATAGTATCCAAAGCCCTTCACAGTCCAGCCCATGCCTTCATCTCATCTTCTGTGTTGGTAATTCCCCCTTACACTAATGCTGGTCATGTAGAGCTTACACTTCCAAACCCACCAAGCTCTCCAAGCCTCTCTCTACACATGCTGTTTCCTGTATCAggatctctctttcctcccccttctctccctgctttccttaactcctctctctcttcccttaagACCCACCCATCTTCCACACTCCTCCCCCTTCAAGAAGTCATTTTCTCTAAATACACTTCCTGGACTCTCCAAGGCTAATAAGGTACATACACAGCCCTCAGTATTTACACTAATCAGAACACTTTCCCACATTGTTTGCCTGTGTGTCTTCTCTCATTGGATAGTAAGTTCCTTGAGAGCACAGACAATATTTTTACTGTTGCAGCCATGGCACCTAGTGCAGCATCTGGCCACAgaagacaataaatatttgttgaatgaacgatACTTTGTTATATAGGCATTGGGTAGTGATGTGGAAAAATTTATCCTTTATAAATGTAATAGCTTGCCTTCAATACTGATAGGCGTGTTGACAGTTCAGACATTTTATATCAACTGTCCTTGAGTCCATGGGGAGAAAAGGTGACCTGTGTGAATAATGGCATCTATCCAGCAATTATACTTTGGGAACAAAACTTCAGGCTATCTAATAACCGCCTGTGCGTGTGCGTACGTGCGCGCGGGTGCGTGCACGTGCGCATGTGTGGGAGGTATGCTTAGGGAGCATAATTGCACTCTGGAATTTCCACATAAATAGTATCACCTAGCCTAGGAGGAGGTTTCTCCCAGTCACCTTTGGATGAGCTGGTTTCTTTCTAACACTCAGGTGCCCATGAGCAATCCCAGCTCCTTACTTTGTAGTGGAAAGAAAGTTTGCTCGCCAGCTGAACACATGACACAAGACGCAGGATAAACTTGCTGAACAGCTGCTCTTTCAGAGCCCTCCAATTCTGAGGCACTGTCTTTCCTCTCAGCTGGATTGTAGCTTGCCTACAGATAGTCTCTGCCTGCTTAACCATAAACCTataaagaagggaaagggagagtgaACAATCCACACTCACTCAAACTAAGGGGAGTTTCTGCTTCAAATTCTGCTACATCTTATCCTCTCCAATAGCAATTGCTagctaaaaaaatttacatttgcaATAGAGGGTGCAAAACGAAGTGTCATAGTAAGGGGAaactagtactttttttttttttaagatttggggACATTAGTTGTTCTGAGGGTACCACTTACAAAGGCCTTATGCTTAGGGCTTTACCTTTCTAGGATTTCCACAGCCTGGTAGCTCACGGATTTCTCCAGACACCATTGTTcagacagaagaaaaacaaactctgCCAAAACAGGAAAGAAGAGCCTAATTCACAAGGTGCAACCAAAACCACTCTGTGAAGTCTTGGCGTTGTGTAAAAGCCATGGTGGGGCCAAGGGAAGAAGGTCAAGAGGTGAGAAAGATGAGACTGAAACAACCCAAGCTAGCTTGGTTCCCTTTGCTGCCAATAGGCAGATCAGAGGCATGAAAAGGAGGCTGACTGAGTGCCAAAGACAAGGGCTTACCAAGCCCCCTCAGTGACCCTGGAGACTTCCTGTGGGTCTCAGCTGATAAAAGGCTTAGCCAGCTACACACAAACATACCAGCTGGTCTAATTGGCCTGAACATCATGCTGGGAACCCCGAGTTTCAAGGGAGATTTTTGGCTAGATAAAAACCCTAACCCCTATATTGTTTGCAGTGGAATGTTGACAGGAACAGAAAGGTCCCTCCTGCAGCTTCAATAGTCTTTATAGTACTGTTTGTTTAGTAACCACCCTCTGAAGAACTCCCATTGCTTTACAAACATGATTCACCTTACAGCTGGACACCATCTCTCCACCAACAGTTTGTTGGGTAAATGTGTGGTGGCTGAGCCTCTCCTCAGGAGCAGGCTTGTTACGGTGGAGTGACTTGTTTTGAAAAAACATCCTCCAAATCAGGGCACACAGCCcaatttggggaggggaggggagtcacTGGGAAGGCGGGAAGGGCCAGATACCTTGGCAAGATTGGAGGCTGCCTGTTTCTCTTTTAAAGAACCACCCCAGatagaattttatttagtttGCAATATCATGAGAGGGTGGAAACAAGGGTAAATGTTAGTGCTCAATAAAGAAACCTGCAAAACTGAGAACTTTTAGCCCTGATCAGCAAAGAATTACATACAAATTACTATATGTTTTCAGGGAAATTTTGACCTTAGAAAAGAACTATCAAAGTTAAGCAAGcacaagataatttaaaaatctattcaaCATACATTACACATAGGTATATGTACAAAACCTTATTGTTAGTAGAGATTAAAGCTCTGCTAGCAGTGTCCAATGAAGAGAATTAGTTTAAGCAAGTAAGCAAAATACCCTAGAATATTTGCATGTTATTAAccaatctttttatttaatagagtttaggctttgttttctttgtgagtgtgtgtgtatgtatagttGTCAGTTTGGTTTTGGTCTGAATTATCTGGgcaattgtttctgtttttcattttagcttGCCAAGAGCACAGAGCTGGGGTTAGGTGGAATGGATGAGGGTTGCACCTCTCCCTTGCTGCTGGCTCCACCTCCTGCGCTTGCAAATATACTcagatcttgcctgaccaggtggtgacgcagtggatagagtgtcggactgggatgcggaggacccagatttgagaccccgaggtcgccagcttgagcgcgggctcatctggtttgagcaaagctcaccagcttggacccaaggtcgctggcttgagcaaggggtcactcggtctgctgaaggcccacggtcaaggcacatatgagaaagcaatcaatgaacaactaaggtgtcgcaacgaaaaactgatgattgatgcttctcatctctcttcgttcctgtctgtctgttcctatctatccctctctctgactctctctctgtctgtaaaaacaaaaacaaaacaaacatactcAGATCTATTCTTAACTAAAAGACCCTCCCTTATTGTCCTCGTAAGCTAAGACTTTGTCTAATTTCTTGAAAGCCTAGCTTACATCTGCTGCTTCCACTCCACCATTCACTTCCTAATGTTCTGCAATCTGGCTTCTATTTTTTCCTACTTGCTGAAATGATTGTCTCAAAGGCCAGCAAATATGTCCTAACTGTAAAATATCATGACCCTTTTGCCATCCTCATTCCCGTGGTTCATATCCCTGAAGCATCTGAAACTGCTGGCCATCATTCCTTCTTAAAACTCTCCTCTTGCTTCCAAAGATCTCTTGGTTCTATCTTCCAAAccattccttttatttccttcacaACTCTTCTTCCTACTCCAATTTCTGGAACACAAAATGTTTCCCAAGGAACTGTCCATgaccttttttctccctctagtAGCTCATCCTCTGCTACAGTTTCACAGTATCATATATGGAGATAATTTCCAAACCTTTATCCCTAGTTCTGACTTTTTATCTCTCCTCTGGCTTTTTAAGCAGCCTTCTAGAAACCTTCCTCTGTTTTATAAGCACCAAAATTCAGTAGATTCAAAACCAAAGCAATTATCTTTCCCAAACAAAAGTCACACTTCTGTTTTTctgggggttttgttgttgtttttaatgtatgtgtgtgtttccctTAATGGCTCCACTATATTCCCAGTCTCCTAAGCTCAACTCTTCGGCATGGTCATCTTTGTCCTCTTCACTTCTTCAGTCCATCCACTGTGGTACactatatgttctttttttttaatattttttattttatttattcatttttagagaggagagagagagagacagagagaggagagagagagagagagaaagaagggggaggagctagaagcatcaactcccatatgtgccttgaccaggcaaacccagggttttgaactggcaacctcagcatttccaggtcgacgctttatccactgtgccaccacaggtcaggccattatatGTTCTTAATCCATCCTTCCTACCTTGTCATTCTCTCAGCCTTATTATCTAAACTACTAACACAGACGCTACTGGTCTACCtacctcccatctctctctacTCCAATCCATCCTTTACATCACagccaaaatatttttctaaggcAAAAGGTACAGTTATATCACACTCGTATTAAAAAACCTTCAATGCCTTCTTGCTTTCCTACCAAGCCAAGTATAAACTTCTTACCTTGGCACTCTAAGTTCCATATGGAATGTCTCCAAACTACCTTTCTGATCTTAATTTCAACTTTTCCAGTGCTTTGGCCAACATGGCCTACATGGTACTCACACTTACCCTGAGTGTCCCTATTTCCATAGCTTTATTCATGTTAGAAAcgttgaccccccccccccccttactatCTTTACCAACCAGAATGTCATCTTTCAAGGCCTACTTCAAATGCCAGGATGCCTGGAGGACTcctttaattcttcctatccacaccTCATCTCATCACTCCTTTCAATTACCCTTAAAAGCTTGTTTAATCTCGTATGTCACTTATTCAACCATACTTGTACCTAAGCATTTGCAGATTTGCCCTAATATCCTCCAAGGATTATAAACATGGTTTGAAAGCAGGAACTAGATCTCCGTTTCATCTTTCTATCCCAGTCAACATGGATAATAAATACTCTGCACATACGGAAAGCAAGGGTAGGGTGCTGGTGTGTCTCGTTCATCACTATATCCCCTGCACCTGGCATACAGTAACTTATTTGAATTAATAAAGTAAACTGAATCTCAAGTTCGGTGCCTCAGAGACTGATGCCCGGGTCTCCCCTAAAAACCCAGCTCCCCGGCCCTGCGTCCACACCCACGATCCGGGTCTCCCTGAAGCTGCCCATCCAGCCCGTAGACTCCTGCACTGCTTGCTCATTCTGCTGCGCCAGGTGGAGCAGAGCGTCTTCAATAGTCTCTGTGGCAACAGCTCCAAACTGAAATTCACTGAGAGAGGCCAATCTTGGCCTTACAGGTCCGTCCATTTTCAGAGGCCTTTTTGGACACCCAGACGGCTCACTAGACCCAAAAACCAATGCCCTTATCTCCTTCCAGAGCCTTCTGCCACATTCTGGATTCGTTCTCCCCTCCTCTGTGCTTGTCCTCGCCTCAAGTCTGAGGAAAACCCAGTGCTACCACGGCCTCCAGCCCTTCACAGCCTTTTCCCTCCTCAACGGCCGCGCACCCCTCAGCCAATCAGAAAGCACGGCCGTTTCCCTTCTCCCCGCCCTTCTCCTAAGGCCAAGAGACGCACCGGGTTGGTAAAAGAAAACGCGGACTACAGTTCCCAGCGTCCCCGGCGGCGGCCAAACGCTGTTATTCCCAGCAAACTCCGCGCCTGGGGACTGCGAAGGGCGAGCGGCACTATGGCGGCGTCGGGATCTGGTGACCCTCTGGATGCTAAGAGTGGACAGGCTCCTGTGGCCCAGCGCATCGACCCGACTCGggagaaactgactccagcacaGCTGCATGTCATGCGTCAGGCGCAGCTCGCCCAGTGGCAGAAGACGCTGCCACAGCGGCGGACCCGGAACGTCGTGACCGGCCTGGGCATCGGGGCCCTGGTGTTAGCTATTTGTATCCGTCTGGACTGTAGACTCAGGGAGACCGCAGATGGGGGTcagagaaggggaacagaggcGTGTAGGAGGGCAGTGTGAGGATGATAGAAGGAGTCTGAGCTGTGAAAGTCGAACGCTGAGCCAAGCGTTTAATGTCATTTTAAGATGCTCTTTTAATGTAATTCATTAGTAATAACGGGGTCGGAGTTAGGGCTTGGAAGAACAGAGGGCAGAAGATCAACTCACTGATTTGGGAGGATGAGAGATTAACAAGTGTGGTGGAAACAAATCTAGGAAAGGGGAATGTGCATATATTCCAAGTGGTTTCCCTAACCCACCTCTCCAGATGGTTACACCATCTACTCAGTGTCCCAGGAGCGTTTCCTAGATGAGCTGGAAGATGAGGCCAAAGCAGCTCAAGCCCGAGCTATGGCAAGGGCATCATCAGGACCCTGATTCAGATGGGCATTGCACATCTTCAGCCTGCTGGAGCCTCTTCACATGATGGAGGATGCCCCGTGACCTCGTAGAAGTTGAAGCCTGCTCACAGCATTGCTGGCCACCTTACAAACCTTAGACAGTGACTGAGCCCAAAAAGACCGGGAGTTATGCATTTGGCCATCGTCAAGGGAACATTGCCCACCTCATACTCAGTATGTGGCAGCTGAGCTATTCttatagtttgttttcttttttaaaaggtacCCAACCTTGGCTTTTCCCAAGCTTTCTGACTTTGTGATTTATCCCCTTCACttcccaggggctgggaggaagaaAGACAAGAAATGGGCTGTTATTGGAGTGGGTATGACAGCTCTGGCAATGTTGGGGACTATAGGAAAGATGGGGTCAAGTGGAGAATAATAAACTGAGTCATCTCTCTTGGAGTCAGATGAGTGTGTTGGGCTGACACTTCATGCTGGAAAGCTCCACAGGCAGTAGCTGCAGCGGTGGCATTGCCCCAGGGAGCTGTAAATGTTTAACTAGAATTACTTTTTCCGTGAGATCTTTCcacctgatttaagggagaactCATGGTGGGTCACTGGGCTGTTTGAGACTAAACCACATCTTGGGGATAGGAAGGTCACTCTCTGTCCTCTACCCTCAAGAACAACACACTAGTCCAACTTTGGCATTTCTCACCCTTAGAGAGAAAGGTCAGTGAAGGATGAGGGACaagcggctttttttttttttttttaacttctactgGGGCCCACCTGTGTAAATGTAAGGTGATGTCTAGATGGGATCTTAGTTTGGTGAGGTGGGTCATTGAccttgcatttttcttatgaACTGCTGGCAGGAAACCAGAAGGCTGGGCATCTTCTACCTTTGCCTCCTATAGTGAGAGGAAAGTCCCTTCTAAGTCTTCCCCTTCTTTACCGCACAAGCCTTTGTCCCCAGTTTTTAAGGCCTGACAGACACAAATTCAGAGTCCTGGTTTCCAGCATTTTTATTGACTGCTGCTAATTCTTGTGAGAACACCCTGTCCACTTGCCCTGCTGGGAGTGTGCCCTCTGGAAGCATCTGTGCTTGGGTGGTATTGCTTAGTGGTTGAATCTTGGCTGAGGAGGTAGCAGGGATGGGAATGGTAGGCTGCAGAATTTATACCTTCTACACACAGCAAATAGTTCTCATATTTTTGGCTCTTCGCTGTAATGGAACAACACTCTCCATGCCCCTTTGTCCTCCTACTCCCTCAGTGCTGGGATCTTCCTTGCAGAGTAGTGCTGGTCAGCAGATTCTGAGAGCACACGCTACATGGTGGGTCCTGGTATGGGGGAGACACATGGCTTCTGTTCTGAATTCActgcagggaaaagaaaaagtactgaAGAAACCTCCAGGGTGGGAGGAAGGTGCAGCTGCAGCCAGTTACAAATTCCCTGGGCTCTCCCTCCCTTGGGCCCGCCCTCACCATCCTGCCAACATCCCCGGCGAATGTCACCCCCTTGCTTGCCCGCTGCTCCTGGGAGCCGGTGCTGCTGCCACTCAGGGAGTTCCTTCGTATGATGCCTGGGTGCAGGATGGGGAGGGAGAGCACTGAGTGAGGGAAGGGGCCGCAGGGAGACAGGGGACTAGGCCCCACAAACCAAGGTCAGACCTCCAGGGCCTGAAAGAAGCTGCATCACTAGGGAAATGAACATAGGAAAGATGGGAGTCTGGCAACTGCAGTctcaccagggcctgggggctcgGAGCGCTGCAGGCTGTTGCGGCGGGATGTGGGGAAGCTGCCCTTGGAGAGGCGGCGCTGGCGGCTGGAAAGCATGGCAGCCGGGGCCACGATGCCCGGCGGGGGCTGCTTCCCAAGCCTGCTGTACAGGtcctcaatttcctttttctgtagtGTCTGCAGTGCCTCCACCTCTGTCAAGTGCCTGAGGATGCACCAGGAGCATGAGGGCTAGTTACACGCTTTGCTCTCCCAAGTCCGCTTCTTGTCCTCCATCCTCCCCAGACTCACTTCTGTCGAAGGCTCTGCAGCTCAGCCCAGAACTCTTCATCCTCCCCACTGCTCTCTGATTCCTCACTGCTCAGACACAGGCTGCTATAGGAGTAGTTCATCCACACTGGGCTGGGGTGGCCCAGGGGTAGGGAGCTGTCCCCCACTTGGGGCTCCTTCCCACTGTCCCTTTCCTCCTCAATTCCAGCCCCCAAGCCCTCGGCTGCGCGGTCACTCTCGGCCAGAGCTTCCCTGGCCTCCGGCCCGCCTCCAGCACTGTCCTCTGTGTCTGAGCTTTCTGAGGTCAGCTGAGGAGTTGGAGGCTTCAGGGAACCAGAAAGAGCCAGGGATGTTGGTTGCCTGGGAAGAGGCTCAGGTGGTTCCTTGGATGAAGTCACTTGGAAACGCCCAACAAGCTGGGGCTTTCCCTCTGTAGAGAGACAAGGAGGGAGTcatggagagagggggagaaaccgGTGGTGGTATACCAAGTGGGTTGATAGTGGGCGGAGGAAGGTCAGTGGTCAGAGGCCTCACCTTCAGAGATGGGTGCCAGTCTGGCTTCACCCAGAAGTGGCCGAGCAGGATTTGGGGAGGCCTACAAAGTGCAGGTCCATGAGGAGAATGATCCAGAATGGAGCCCCCTTAATCATCCCTCTTGGTTTCATACTTACCTCACTCTCCAACTCGGCTGTCAAAGGCGAAGGCCTCTCCTGGCCACAGGGAGCAAGGGGGGCGAGAGGGGGCAGGCTTGGTAAGGGACCAGGAGGGGCTGGAGGAGACTGGGAAAGGAGCCCAGGTGAGGGTG from Saccopteryx leptura isolate mSacLep1 chromosome 2, mSacLep1_pri_phased_curated, whole genome shotgun sequence carries:
- the CNTD1 gene encoding cyclin N-terminal domain-containing protein 1 — protein: MDGPVRPRLASLSEFQFGAVATETIEDALLHLAQQNEQAVQESTGWMGSFRETRIVEFVFLLSEQWCLEKSVSYQAVEILERFMVKQAETICRQATIQLRGKTVPQNWRALKEQLFSKFILRLVSCVQLASKLSFHYKIISNITVLNFLQALGYLHTKEELLESELDVLKSLNFQINLPTPLAYVEMLLEVLGYNGCLVPATQLHATCLTLLDLVYLLHEPIYESLLRASIENSTPSQLQGEKFVSVKEDFMLLAVGIIAASAFIQNHECWSQVVGHLQSITGIALESIAAFSYAILTHSVGANTPRRQQPVPPHLAARALKAAASSNT
- the COA3 gene encoding cytochrome c oxidase assembly factor 3 homolog, mitochondrial; the encoded protein is MAASGSGDPLDAKSGQAPVAQRIDPTREKLTPAQLHVMRQAQLAQWQKTLPQRRTRNVVTGLGIGALVLAIYGYTIYSVSQERFLDELEDEAKAAQARAMARASSGP